The bacterium genome has a segment encoding these proteins:
- a CDS encoding TRAM domain-containing protein, translating to MKANKLLWAIFVSSFVLIGGVLGNEFFNFYSGLPVISDVIKDSPSSRLALQAATIIVFLFLFFYLASSGFRWLIEFGEEIQKMSFEDKFSIVIGILLGLILTLIVAPLLWHIPRLGVALSILSATFFVYLGIVASLSVKKELPGLIFSRAREELPSFLASSPKILDTSVIIDGRIRDVIKAGFIEGQIILPSFVIEELQTIGDSEDPLKRARGRRGFEILSELKKEMGEQIKVVDDPEIPRFEPMDSKLVRLAKKLNAKIITNDSNLSSIANLQGVETLCINELAAALKPVVLPGEKMTVTLVREGKEPGQAVAYLEDGTMVVVDRARHLIGQTVEVEVVSILQTAGGKMIFASLPEETPQKTARKPPIKK from the coding sequence ATGAAAGCTAATAAATTGCTTTGGGCTATTTTCGTTTCCTCTTTCGTTCTCATTGGAGGAGTGCTTGGGAACGAATTCTTCAATTTCTATAGCGGGTTGCCTGTCATCTCCGATGTAATCAAAGATTCTCCTTCCTCCCGTCTCGCTCTTCAAGCTGCAACAATCATAGTTTTTCTCTTCCTTTTCTTCTATCTCGCCTCCTCGGGCTTCAGGTGGCTGATTGAATTTGGGGAAGAAATCCAGAAAATGTCCTTTGAGGATAAGTTCTCCATCGTTATCGGCATTCTCTTGGGTCTTATTTTGACGCTCATAGTTGCTCCGCTTCTCTGGCATATACCTCGCCTTGGCGTTGCCCTATCAATTCTCTCCGCCACTTTCTTCGTTTATCTCGGTATAGTTGCCTCCCTTAGCGTTAAGAAGGAGCTCCCTGGTCTCATCTTCTCCCGAGCGAGGGAAGAACTACCTTCATTTCTCGCCTCAAGCCCAAAAATCCTTGATACAAGCGTGATTATTGATGGGAGGATAAGGGATGTTATCAAGGCGGGATTCATTGAAGGACAGATTATCCTCCCTTCATTCGTCATTGAGGAGCTCCAAACGATTGGTGATTCAGAGGACCCATTGAAGAGGGCAAGGGGAAGAAGAGGATTTGAAATCCTGAGCGAGCTAAAGAAGGAGATGGGGGAACAGATAAAAGTCGTGGATGACCCTGAAATCCCTCGCTTTGAACCAATGGATTCCAAGCTGGTGCGCCTCGCAAAAAAGCTGAACGCGAAAATCATAACAAACGATTCAAATCTCTCCAGCATAGCCAATCTGCAGGGAGTGGAAACGCTATGCATAAACGAATTAGCAGCCGCTCTTAAACCTGTTGTTTTACCAGGCGAGAAAATGACGGTAACATTGGTAAGAGAGGGGAAAGAACCAGGGCAGGCTGTCGCTTACCTTGAAGATGGAACTATGGTTGTCGTTGATAGGGCAAGGCATCTAATCGGGCAAACGGTGGAAGTGGAGGTGGTGAGCATTCTCCAAACCGCAGGTGGAAAGATGATATTCGCCTCCCTGCCGGAGGAAACTCCTCAAAAAACTGCGAGAAAACCACCCATTAAAAAGTGA